GGGTCCCAATAGCTACAAGAGGGCAGCAGTGATATAAATGGCACTGGCCCTGGTAAAGATATTACAGTAGggcacaggagcttcaagttatcccTCTGATCACAAGTAATATTATTAAATACTTTACTCAAATTCCACGTTACTTAATTATAAATAAATCATGCCTGCCTGATAAAAGTTGCTCGAGGGTATATGCATCCAAATAATAAAAGGCATCCGAGGGTCGAGTAAAGTATAGAAGAAACAGTATGGGGAAAATCAGACTAAGCGGGGTCTACTGTAGTATTTCTTAATTTCTGTGGAAACATTAATATAGCACGTCACACATCTTTTTGGTTATAAGAACCTAAGTTGCTTCTTTTTCTATAGGAAACACAATCATCCCAAGGGACCACTGTTGGCCAAGTCAATGTCGAAATGGATGCTGCCCCAGGGAAAGATCTGACAAAAATACTCAACGACATGAGAGCCGAATATGAAGCTCTTGCAGAGAAAAATCGCAAGGATGCCGAGGACTGGTTCAACCAACAGGTAAATGTCCATATTGTGTTCAACTTTGCATAACTTGgtaatttaacttttattttcctgTCCTTTCCAGAGTGGTAAAATAAAGCAAGAGATCACTGTGGGAGTCCAACAAGAGCAGACAAACAAAACTGAGATTACAGATCTAAGGCGTACTCTTCAAACTCTAGAAATGGAGCTACAAGCTCAATATGCAATGGTAAGATATTATCATTCATGATGTTTTCTGGAcagactaaagggggttttacattgggTGATTATCggacagacgagcgttcatataacgctcgttgccgataattgccctgtgtaaacaggacagcgatcagcagatcaacgAGCAAACgcacgatcatctgctgatcgtatcgttttaaaaaaagtgaaatattatcgttgtcggcagcacgtctccctgtgtaaacacaaGGGAGGATAGTAGAAgaagaaagcagtacaggaatgaagctgtgctgatacacgAGAGCTAGGAAAGACAGCAGCATCCTAGACACACAAActtcacatccagcatgtattacctGGAGAGACAACCCCACATGAACAATGTGTGAAACTAGGAATAAGTTGTAAACTGAATATCAGAAGGTCTGAAAATGAATGTAGGAATGTAGTTTGCAGCCTTAAACTTAGTGTAACCTTTTTAACTCCTGGTAACCACTGACAtatgtaattaaaaaataatttttttttttttaaatgtgtctaTACTCTTTATTAAACCTTCTTGTATTTTGAATTAGAAACAATCCTTGGATGAATCATTGGCAGAAAAAGAAGGAAACTACTGCTTTCAAATATCACAAATCCAGGTGACAATCAGTAGTGTGGAAGAGCAGTTGGAGCAAATAAAGAATGATACGGCATGCCAAAAGTCTGAGTATGAAGCACTGTTGGATATCAAAGCCCGTCTTGAACAGGAGATTGCGACCTATCAGCAGCTTTTGGAAGAAGGGTAACTAAGAAAATGCCGCCACAAATGACAACATTTTCAAAGGAAATGTATAAGTATTATACACTTATGGTGTTTTCCTTACAGGGATTCTGAGACTGGTCAAGGTATAAGACAAGGCAGCAGGACCACAACTACTACTCAAGCTTCCAAAACTGGAGGCACATCAGTCCAAACTTCTAGAGCTTCTACAACTCAAAGCTCAAGTTCTGCAACTTCTCAAACTTCTACAGGAAGTGTAGTTTCTGGAAGTGCAGGCTCTGGTCCTTCAGATACGTCTGGAAGTAGAGGTTCTAGTGGCTCACCTTTGTCTGGTCAGACCTCTAGTACTGCACCATCTTCTGCAACTAAAGGTCAATCTAACTCTTCTGTCTCTGGAAGTGCAGGTTCTGGTGGTCAAAGCTCTTGTGCATCAGCAACTTCTGGTTCTGCAGGTGCAAGATCTGGTGGTCAAAGTAGTTCATCAGCCTCTGTTGGATCTGGAAGTCAAAGCCCATCAATTTCTGGAGGTCAAAGCTCAGATGGTAAACAGATATGCATTATAACATCTGATAATGCTGTCAAAGTCTCATGAGCTTGTTTTCATGTCTCCTAATGTATGTGAGAGTACTACTGGGTGATTTTCATTGGTTTCACAGTATCATCCACCACAAAATCTTAACCTGCAACCCCAGTGACTATGTATTGCTCCCTGTATAATAATTTATTACCAATTATTTACCAATGTTAAGAAagcaatgaagaaaaaaaacagcctATATACTGGTTGTAACCATTTAGCTCATGTCATTATTGCAAATTCATCTTGAGTTTGGCTTCATATActcgtccttctcaatgaattagaatagcatcaaaaagttaatttattttagtaattcaattcaaaaaatgAATCGATTtccaccatttttttcttttaatgttgatgattatgggtaaCATTtattgaaaacccaaaatttagtctctcagaaaatttgaatattatatattcccaatttcaaaaatgatttttaataccgaaatgttggcctactgaaaagtatgtacagtatctgccctcaatgctTGGTCGGGGctacgactctgcatgaattactacttcaatgcggcatggcatggaggcgatcagcctgtggcactgctgaggtgttatcaatgcggcgtggcatgaaggagatcagcctgtggcactgctgaggtgttatcaatgcggcgtggcatggaggtgatcagcctgtggcactgctgaggtgttatcaatgcggcgtggcatggaagcgatcagcctgtggcactgctgaggtgttatcaatgcggcgtggcatggaggcgatcagcctgtggcactgctgaggtgttatcaattgagcttggcatggaggcgatcagcctgtggcactgctgaggtgttatcaatgcggcgtggcatggaggtgatcagcctgtggcactgctgaggtgttatcaatgcggcgtggcatggaggcgatcagcctgtgacactgctgaggtgttatggaagcccaggttgctttgatatcagccttcagctcgtctacaTTGTtgttctggtgtctcatcttcctcttgacaataccctatagattctctatggggtttaggtcaggcgagtttgctggccaatgaagcgcagtgatactgtggttattaaaccaggtattggtacatttggcagtgtgggcaggtgccaaaatgctggaaatacatcactctgtatgtatagtatatgagtttaactttttgaattgaactactgaaaaaaaattactttttgatgatattctaattcattgacaaCTGATGACATTTTTTGCACTTTGTATACTAGTACCGCATCCTTAACCTGACATAGCAGTACAGGAAAAACATGCATGCAGCGTTCTTCTGTCCGATGCAGGGAGAGGTCCGGCATTGCAACCGATACATCAGATGCTGAAACTGTACCCATAGGAAAGCATGGGATGAGTTCTTGCATCAGTTTTCCCTACGGCGTTTCTGTAACACGCTAGAGGGAACTAAACTGGATCAGAGGACATATGTGAAATGGGCCTTTGTACaatattagtagtagtggtagtagtagtgtatatagaaGTGACAGTAGTTGTATGATCCCTAACCCCTCTCCATTGCTTTTTATTTCCATAGCAAAAACTAGGAGGACAGTCGTGATAACCGAAACCTACGTTGATGGCAACATAGTGGAATCCAAAACTGAAGAGATTGAAGAGCCAGTTAAATGAGATGTGACCCAAAACGCAGAATACGGGACGGCACCGAGTCCAGTTACCAGTTACCCTCATCTATTGCGGCTATGGGTTCTTAGATTTTTCTATTGTTTTTCAACATGTTTCTATTTGTCTTTATGTCTAACTTCTATTCAATACATTTCTGAAGCAACTGACAATGAGCCAACATGGTAATTTTTTACTACAAAGAGTTATGGGTATTTGGGCTAACAAGCTTCCCCACAATGAAAATAGACTGGAATATGGAAGTAAACAACGGCCGAACGTATGACACAAATCATGACAAAAACATTCTGAAACATCTTGTTCTAGTTCTAAAAAAATACAACGCTTCAGACATATGACAGTTCCTCCCAAAATATACCTGACTAAATCCACAATATATTACAGTAACCTGGAGAAAGCTCCATTTATACCTAAAGCTCCACTAGGCACAAtagaaaatgaaaacgttatgtgGCGTTGTGGTACTGCAAAGTGTCCATTGGGATAAGTGGGCAATACAAGGTCTAGCTACCGCCATTTACCCTAATGCTGGTTTTCTCCGTTTTGCGTTGGGAAAATACATGCCATCATAACACATTAAATAGGAAAACAGTGAGTAAAGCTGACATGGAAAAGGACTTGGGGATATTAGTCGATAGTAAACTTAAAaaagatctgtcaccagtttattaaccccttaaggacgcagcctagttttggccttaaggctcagagcccatttttcaaatctgacatatttcactttatgtggtaataacgtcggaatgcttaaacctacccaagcgattctgagactgttttctcgtgacacattgggcttcatgttcgtggtaaaatttggtcgatatatttagtgtttattggtgaaaaattgcaaaattttgaaaaaattttgaaaaaattgaatttttcagaattgaaatgcatctgcttgtaaaacagacggttataccacccaaaatagttactagttcacatttcccatatgtctactttagattggcatcgttttttgaacattattttatttttcttggacgttacaaggcttagaacataaacagcaatttctcatatttttaagaaaatttcaaaagccttttttttaaggtacctcttgagttctgaagtggcttggaggggcctatgtattagaaaccctgataaaacaccccattttaaaaactagacccctcaaagtattcaaaacagcatttagaaagttttttaacccttcaggcatttcacaggaattaaagcaaagtggaggtgaaatttgcaaatttcatttttcttgctgaatttcaatgttattcattttttttctgtaacacagaaggttttaccagagaaacactactaaatatgtattgtccagattctgcagtttttagaaatgtcccacatgtagctctcctgtgctcgtggactaaaacacaagccctagaagcaaagaagcacctagtgcattttgagtcctctttttttattagaatatattttaggcagcatgccaggtttgaagaggtgttgaggtgccaaaacagtaggaatcccccaatagtgaccccattttgtaaactacacccctcaaggaattcatttatggttgttgttgttaccattttgactgcacagttttttcacagctcgtatttgaattgggctgtgaaatgaaaaaaatttcattttttcctataaaatgtcatttgtgatcaaaatttcttattttcacagggaacaaaataccccattttgttgcccaatttgtccttagtgtggcaataccccatttgtggtgataaactgccgtttgggcccatgggaggagcgctatatgtttgttggagtccagattttgctggattggttttcgggtgccatgtcgcatttgcagagcctcagaagtatcaaagcaatggaaacccaccaaaagtgaccccattttggaaactacatccctcaaggaattaatttatggttgttgttagcattttcaccacacagttttttcacagcacctatttcaattgggctgtgacattaaaaaaatgaaattttttccaataagatgtaattttttatcaaaatttcttattttcacagggaacaaaatactcaattttgttgcccaatttctcctgagtgcagcaataccccatttgtgccaataaactgccgtttgggcccatgggaggcctcagaagggaaggagcgctgtgtgttctttggagtgcagattttgctggtttggttttcgggtgccatgtcacatttgcagagccccagaggtatcaaagcaatggaaacccaccagaagtgaccccattttggaaactacacccctcaaggaattcatttatgggtaatgtgaccatttagaccccatagtttcttcacagaacttatttgaattgggctgggaattaaaaatatatattttttttccaataatatgtaattttagctcaaaaattcttattttcacaagaaataaaatactccattttgttgcccaatttgtcctgagtgcggcaataccccatttgtggtgataaactgccgtttgggcccatgggagggctcagaaggaaaggagcgctgtgtgttctttggagtccagattttgctggattggttttcgggtgccatgtcgcatttgcagagccccagaggtatcaaagcaatagaaaccaaccacaaatgaccccattttggaaactacacccctcaagcaattcatttatgggtgttgtgttaattttgaccccatagttttttcacagaacttatttgaattgggctgggaatgaaaacaaaattatttttttcaaataatatgtagttttggctgaatttcttattttcacaagaaacaaaataccccattctgttgcgcaatttgttctgagtgccgcaataccccatttgttgtaataaactgccgtttgggcccatgggagggctcagaaggaaaggaccaccatttggcctactggggattttctagtgcgaagtcatgtatgcagaagcacctgaggtaccagtacagttgaaacccgcaagaagtgaccccgttttaataactacacccttaaggcattcatctagaggtgtagtgagcattttgaccagagacctacaccccataaactgtaatgtgggttctcccgggtatggcaataccctacatgtggctgttatcagctgcctggacacacagcagggctcagaggcgaaagacgaggggggataagctgtgcggagtgcatcagggtaagtaaaattggggtaaattataaaccaagggatgtatgataaattttaaaactgactttcatacagagctctggttattcgggacacatgtcacattgatatattgtgtcatcccttatcgccctcttatagcagactttgcacctcttttgactttttcccttcttgccagtttgggtaacttctcctggaaagtgctgccgccttggtacgatgcgtgtggcctcgcttccagaagtactgggtgccccctcttcttggtccctaaagattaggttcttgataatcacctcttgaaattccaggaaagttgccgtctggcctgcacatcgacgtagcacgtacgcattgtacaaagccatctgtatgatgtgcccagccagcttcttataccacaccgcatagcgctgtagggcttcaggatttgattttacaagtccatccctcccatgtacctattgtagtccaggatgcagtctggtttgggggtggcctttccttcatatagtctaaacctgtaggtatacccggatgcactctcgcagcttatacatcttcacgccataccttgccctcttacccggcaggtactcgcggaattgaaccctccctttaaaatgtaccagggactcatcaatagaaatacacttctcgggggtgtatgcttgcgaaaaccgggcactggaacggtctaataggggtctccgtttatataaacggtcaaaactggggtcatctcggcgtgggcacggctcattatcagtataatgtaagaagcgaagtattgcctcatttatttatttttttaggttccagttcagttctgaagttgctttgaggggcccatatattagaaacccctatcaaacaccccattttagaaattagacccctcaaagtattcacaacagcatttagaaagtttatgaaccctttaggtgtttcacagaaatttagagcaaagtagaggtgaaatttactttttttttttgtcagaaaatccttttataccatttttttttataacacaaaaggatttatcagagaaacgcaacttaatacttattgcccagattctgcagtcttgtgaaatatcccacatgtggccgtagtgcggtaatggactgaagcgccggcctccgaagcaaaggagcacctagaggattttgaggcctcttttttttaggcaccatgtccggtttgaagaggtcttgtggtgccaaaacattgggaaccccccaaaagtgaccccaatttggaaactagaccccttgaggaatccattgcagttttcttggggtgcatgcggcattttgatcagtttttattctattttaaggtggcgtggtgactaaaaaacagcaattgtactatttttttttttttcgtttttttttacagcgttcaccgtgcgctagaaaagacatattcactttattctgcggggcgatacgattacggcgataccagatgtttatagttttttttatg
The genomic region above belongs to Rhinoderma darwinii isolate aRhiDar2 chromosome 13, aRhiDar2.hap1, whole genome shotgun sequence and contains:
- the LOC142665971 gene encoding keratin, type I cytoskeletal 19-like; its protein translation is MASQYKRSGGVSRGYGSGSASSYSVNVSSSSYRGQGGGGGGLGFGGGQGVACFSDGYGGGSGGNFGGAVSGGGFGGSLGVGFGGGSGGGFNGGGSGGGFGSGGSGGGYVGGSFGGGGFGGNDGLLSGNEKQTMQNLNDRLASYLEKVRALEGANADLEAKIKDWYDKNSTGSTSTGAKDYSQYFKTIEDLQTQIQNAAMDNASVILAIDNARLAADDFRMKYEGELHLRQSVEADINGLRKVLDDLTLGKSDLEMQIESLTEELAYLKKNHEEETQSSQGTTVGQVNVEMDAAPGKDLTKILNDMRAEYEALAEKNRKDAEDWFNQQSGKIKQEITVGVQQEQTNKTEITDLRRTLQTLEMELQAQYAMKQSLDESLAEKEGNYCFQISQIQVTISSVEEQLEQIKNDTACQKSEYEALLDIKARLEQEIATYQQLLEEGDSETGQGIRQGSRTTTTTQASKTGGTSVQTSRASTTQSSSSATSQTSTGSVVSGSAGSGPSDTSGSRGSSGSPLSGQTSSTAPSSATKGQSNSSVSGSAGSGGQSSCASATSGSAGARSGGQSSSSASVGSGSQSPSISGGQSSDAKTRRTVVITETYVDGNIVESKTEEIEEPVK